From the Plasmodium vivax chromosome 5, whole genome shotgun sequence genome, one window contains:
- a CDS encoding hypothetical protein, conserved (encoded by transcript PVX_089320A; Apicoplast targeted protein. Curated by Stuart Ralph, Walter and Eliza Hall Institute of Medical Research, Australia.), producing MWFPKLLPPLLVFLLDVCETRAKGGRQGALFLNPPLVPWQRGRGAKRARNAAKGSSESDESNEADAAEPNLRINKFDAEEVKINSSLNVNVFRSDSDTTSAYDEGICIYSILKDIEVKDVKRVPRFNQKLANVHLQKERDCLKLSRGREEDAHLDSPLIYKDTNYQLPYVLNYYPDDMFILNFDGVISMNKQEQIVVAFLTFLRLFQMRSGGSTPQGYPSLLFNGKPIEGLPLYNFFQSRSYLFTEGETSSVPPPSDDPFILLKLIPKFLYSRFLYLYKYLKSLEDLVVAIKYVYDEVDSICTKHRYDVNEMLRICRERNGMQARLEEVRGYLHRADLKQPHQGELKQPEEEATTQTHLETRTQLHIYNLVKELTKGTFNPSVICPYKKMENFQNVFPSFHHDFDDFYKKKMNLKLYQRYRVDPKWVRTQFERTRELLKRHEADAYTHLMQYRYPCGELTQQERQNHRTFNFCAVDLINHNINVFKKPVYIVSTMESGGYIEETLKLFGVDVANEGDAHLLRIFGRDYLRRGGGSKKLAGVGGGSKKLAGVGGGSKKLAGVGGDSKKFAGVGGDSQKSAVVGEVSTNEDPSNSVMANLMRLFNSPYFAKGARRGGHEGSPHGGGEGSFAASPQDDYLYDPYNVDLDYLKHREKTNKRDYHFVHHGYYLHLLREKCNLINHIIEEYHRGEEPIHVIDQKYEDLNAMCNDSRFGQKVRLYLCEWGYNSYADRLKAIHNDRVKSFSQSFKLVFLCCTPLDSPRREHTHGRGLPADFYTKFMLKYLLRKGLLTRAEASAG from the coding sequence ATGTGGTTCCCCAAGTTGCTGCCTCCACTGCTGGTGTTCCTATTGGACGTGTGCGAAACGCGCGCGAAGGGGGGCAGGCAAGGCGCGCTCTTCCTGAACCCCCCCCTCGTCCCGTGGCAACGGGGGAGAGGCGCCAAGAGGGCGAGGAATGCGGCGAAGGGAAGCAGTGAAAGCGATGAATCGAACGAAGCGGACGCAGCTGAGCCCAACCTGCGGATTAACAAATTCGACGCGGAGGAGGTCAAAATAAACTCCAGCCTGAACGTCAACGTATTTCGCAGCGACAGCGATACGACCTCCGCGTACGACGAGGGGATCTGCATTTACAGCATTTTGAAAGACATAGAGGTGAAGGATGTGAAGAGAGTGCCCCGGTTTAACCAGAAGCTAGCCAACGTCCATCTGCAGAAGGAGAGGGATTGCCTGAAGCTTAGCAGAGGGAGGGAAGAAGACGCCCATTTGGATTCCCCCCTTATATACAAAGACACAAACTACCAGCTACCCTACGTGCTGAACTACTATCCAGATGacatgttcattttaaaCTTCGATGGGGTGATTAGCATGAATAAGCAGGAACAAATCGTCGTCGCGTTTTTGACTTTCCTCCGTTTATTTCAGATGCGGTCTGGTGGAAGTACCCCACAGGGGTACCCCTCTCTGCTGTTCAATGGGAAACCCATAGAAGGTCTTCCcctgtataattttttccagtCGAGGAGTTACCTCTTCACGGAAGGAGAGACAAGCAGTGTGCCCCCCCCGAGTGACGACCCCTTCATTCTGTTGAAGCTCATTCCGAAATTTCTATACAGCAGATTTCTCTATCTTTATAAGTACCTAAAAAGTTTGGAAGATTTAGTAGTGGCCATTAAATACGTGTATGATGAGGTGGACTCTATATGTACCAAGCACAGGTATGACGTGAACGAGATGCTCCGGATTTGCCGAGAGAGGAACGGCATGCAGGCGAGGCTGGAAGAAGTGAGGGGGTACCTACACCGCGCAGATTTGAAGCAGCCCCACCAAGGAGAGTTGAAGCAACCCGAAGAGGAAGCCACAACCCAGACGCACCTTGAGACGCGCACCCAACTGCACATCTACAACCTGGTGAAGGAACTCACCAAGGGCACCTTCAACCCCTCCGTGATCTGcccttataaaaaaatggaaaacttcCAGAACGTCTTCCCGAGCTTCCACCACGACTTTGacgatttttataaaaaaaaaatgaacctcAAATTGTACCAGAGATATAGAGTAGATCCCAAATGGGTTCGAACCCAATTTGAGAGAACGAGGGAATTGCTAAAGAGACATGAGGCAGATGCGTATACCCACCTGATGCAGTATCGCTACCCTTGTGGAGAGTTAACTCAGCAGGAGAGGCAGAACCATCGGACTTTCAACTTCTGTGCAGTGGACTTGATTAACCACAACataaacgtttttaaaaaacccGTGTACATCGTTTCGACGATGGAGAGTGGCGGCTACATTGAGGAAACTCTCAAGCTGTTTGGCGTGGACGTTGCGAATGAGGGGGACGCCCACCTGCTGCGGATCTTTGGGAGGGACTacctgcggagggggggaggctccaaaaaattggcagGTGTGGGGGGAGGctccaaaaaattggcagGTGTGGGGGGAGGctccaaaaaattggcagGTGTGGGGGGAGActccaaaaaatttgcagGTGTGGGGGGAGACTCCCAAAAATCAGCAGTTGTGGGGGAAGTCTCCACTAATGAGGACCCCTCCAACTCGGTGATGGCCAACCTGATGAGGCTCTTCAACTCGCCCTACTTCGCAAAGGGTGCTCGGCGGGGTGGACACGAAGGCAGTCCGCATGGGGGAGGTGAAGGcagctttgccgcttccccccaggaTGACTACCTGTACGACCCCTACAACGTAGACCTGGACTACCTGAAGCACCGGGAGAAGACAAACAAACGGGACTACCACTTCGTCCACCACGGCTACTACCTCCACCTGCTGAGGGAGAAGTGCAATTTGATTAACCACATCATTGAGGAGTACCACCGGGGGGAAGAGCCCATTCACGTGATCGACCAGAAGTATGAAGACCTCAATGCCATGTGCAACGATAGTCGCTTCGGCCAAAAGGTTCGACTGTACCTTTGCGAGTGGGGGTACAACTCCTATGCAGACCGACTCAAGGCTATACACAACGACCGAGTGAAATCTTTCTCCCAATCCTTTAAGCTCGTTTTTCTGTGCTGCACGCCGCTGGACAGCCCGCGCCGCGAGCACACGCACGGCCGGGGCCTGCCCGCCGACTTCTACACCAAGTTCATGCTCAAGTACCTCCTCCGGAAGGGGCTCCTCACCCGTGCGGAAGCAAGCGCTGGTTAG